The following proteins are encoded in a genomic region of Sulfurospirillum arsenophilum NBRC 109478:
- the sdhE gene encoding 8-methylmenaquinol:fumarate reductase membrane anchor subunit, with translation MQNEFAFFPGCVLTQAAIEAKMSLEAIAPILGIKLKEINGWSCCGASQAQDVDPVATLVANARNLALAEQMKLPVLTTCSTCLLMLRRAKAQLDHGEKERINTFLAKGNMNYKGTSEVTSLLWVLAQNADLIKSKVKKPLTGLKVAVFYGCHSVRPEKDLGFESSVNPTSFETVVKALGAEVVPFAKRLDCCGFHAVYPAEKSVMKMTSSIVNSAAESQADCVVTPCPLCQMQLDIYQDDAQDTTKSKTRVPVLHLSQLVGLALGVSAKKLGLDYNVIDANKLG, from the coding sequence ATGCAAAATGAATTTGCTTTTTTCCCTGGTTGCGTGCTGACGCAAGCCGCTATCGAAGCTAAAATGTCTCTTGAAGCCATAGCTCCCATTCTAGGCATTAAACTTAAAGAGATTAATGGATGGAGTTGCTGTGGTGCTTCTCAAGCACAAGATGTTGATCCTGTAGCAACCTTGGTTGCAAATGCTCGTAACCTCGCCCTTGCCGAACAAATGAAACTGCCAGTACTTACAACATGCAGCACCTGTTTGCTCATGTTACGTCGTGCAAAAGCACAGTTAGATCATGGCGAAAAAGAGCGTATCAATACGTTTCTTGCAAAAGGCAACATGAACTATAAAGGAACCAGTGAAGTCACAAGCCTTCTTTGGGTTCTTGCTCAAAATGCGGATCTTATTAAGTCTAAAGTGAAAAAACCTCTAACAGGTCTTAAAGTAGCTGTTTTCTATGGTTGCCACAGTGTCAGACCTGAAAAAGATCTAGGTTTTGAAAGCTCTGTCAATCCGACCAGTTTTGAAACGGTTGTAAAAGCTTTGGGTGCAGAGGTTGTGCCTTTTGCAAAACGTTTGGATTGTTGTGGTTTCCATGCAGTCTATCCAGCAGAAAAGTCGGTTATGAAAATGACCAGTAGTATTGTTAACAGTGCGGCTGAGTCTCAAGCAGACTGTGTGGTAACTCCTTGTCCACTGTGTCAAATGCAACTGGACATTTATCAAGATGATGCACAAGATACAACAAAGTCAAAAACACGTGTTCCCGTCCTTCACCTCTCACAATTGGTGGGTTTAGCGCTAGGTGTTTCTGCTAAAAAATTAGGGCTTGATTACAATGTCATTGACGCAAATAAATTAGGATAA
- a CDS encoding YggT family protein, translating to MIVLATLIEAFATILHTLINIYIWVIIIAALITFVRPDPYNPIVQILFRLTNPVYAFIRKLVPTLIGGIDLAPLIVILTLQFVDLFAVKLLFALANAL from the coding sequence ATGATCGTTTTAGCGACACTTATTGAAGCTTTTGCCACCATTTTACATACGTTGATTAACATCTATATCTGGGTTATCATTATTGCAGCCCTCATTACTTTTGTGAGACCTGACCCGTACAATCCTATTGTACAGATTCTCTTTCGCTTAACCAACCCTGTGTATGCATTTATTCGTAAACTGGTTCCAACCTTAATTGGTGGTATCGACCTTGCTCCGCTGATTGTGATCTTGACACTTCAATTTGTCGACCTCTTTGCGGTTAAACTTCTGTTTGCGCTTGCCAATGCTTTATAA
- the metG gene encoding methionine--tRNA ligase, producing the protein MSQKAYITTPIYYVNDVPHIGHAYTTIIADTMARYYRLKGYETFFLTGTDEHGQKIEEAAKLRNKTPQAYADEISGKFRALWDEFDISYDKFIRTTDAEHKTGVQKAFQVMFDKGDIYKGEYEGHYCVSCETFFTDTQLVDEDKCPDCGKLTRLVKEESYFFKLSKYQEDLIKWYNNDEKCVLPKGKKNEVISFVKQGLRDLSITRTSFDWGVKLPASMNDDKHVMYVWLDALLNYTTALGYGTDEKNMDFWPATMHLVGKDILRFHAIYWPAFLMSLGLALPKHVAAHGWWTRNGEKMSKSKGNVVNPKEVADAYGLENFRYFMLREVPFGQDGDFSQKALMDRINSDLGNELGNLLNRIIGMSGKYSNGVVNSKDVNTFHASELTAVDEILKNVENTLQELQTNRYLEDLWKALSIANQAITVHEPWVKIKEGKEDQALALVALVSNILARVSILLHPVMPKTTSTIAKAMGFEINTANYDKIVVRKTFLDEFTIEKVPPLFPRIEEELMAQPAPAVVEPAPVKSKKETHKVESIITIDQFFETSLKIGTIIEASILEGSDRLLKLKVDLGEAEPRQIVAGIREYYTPEELLNTQVCVVTNLKPATIKGLLSQGMLLAAKDKEGLCLVRPERPRQSGASIG; encoded by the coding sequence ATGTCCCAAAAAGCCTACATTACCACCCCAATTTACTATGTTAACGATGTTCCGCATATCGGACATGCGTACACAACGATCATCGCTGATACGATGGCACGCTATTATCGTTTGAAAGGCTATGAGACTTTTTTCTTAACAGGAACCGATGAACACGGTCAAAAGATCGAAGAAGCTGCAAAATTGCGAAACAAAACACCACAAGCATACGCTGATGAGATCAGTGGCAAATTCCGCGCCCTTTGGGATGAGTTTGACATCAGTTATGACAAATTTATCCGCACCACGGATGCTGAGCATAAAACGGGTGTGCAAAAAGCGTTTCAAGTGATGTTTGACAAAGGTGACATTTACAAAGGTGAATACGAAGGTCACTACTGTGTCAGCTGTGAGACCTTCTTTACCGACACTCAACTGGTGGATGAAGACAAATGCCCCGATTGTGGCAAGCTTACGCGCCTTGTTAAAGAAGAGAGCTACTTCTTCAAGCTCTCTAAGTACCAAGAAGATCTCATCAAATGGTACAACAATGATGAGAAATGTGTTCTTCCAAAAGGTAAAAAAAACGAAGTCATTAGCTTTGTGAAACAAGGTCTTCGTGACCTCTCCATCACACGCACTAGCTTTGACTGGGGTGTCAAACTACCTGCAAGCATGAATGACGACAAGCATGTCATGTACGTATGGCTGGATGCCCTTTTAAACTACACCACCGCACTTGGTTATGGTACGGATGAAAAGAATATGGATTTCTGGCCAGCCACAATGCACTTAGTCGGAAAAGACATTCTTCGCTTCCATGCTATCTACTGGCCAGCATTTTTGATGAGCCTTGGTTTGGCTCTGCCAAAACACGTTGCGGCACACGGTTGGTGGACAAGAAATGGTGAAAAAATGAGTAAAAGCAAAGGCAATGTTGTCAACCCAAAAGAGGTTGCAGATGCGTATGGGCTCGAAAACTTTAGATACTTTATGCTTCGCGAAGTTCCGTTTGGACAAGATGGTGACTTTAGTCAAAAAGCATTGATGGATCGCATCAACTCCGATCTTGGCAATGAACTTGGAAACCTGCTTAACCGCATCATCGGAATGAGTGGAAAATACAGCAATGGCGTTGTGAACTCAAAAGATGTTAACACCTTCCATGCGAGCGAATTAACTGCTGTTGATGAGATCTTAAAAAATGTAGAGAACACCCTACAAGAGCTTCAAACGAACCGTTATCTTGAAGATCTATGGAAAGCACTCAGTATTGCCAACCAAGCCATCACCGTGCATGAACCATGGGTGAAAATCAAAGAAGGTAAAGAAGATCAAGCACTCGCACTCGTGGCACTTGTTTCAAACATCTTAGCGCGTGTTTCTATCCTTCTACACCCTGTTATGCCAAAAACAACATCAACCATTGCAAAAGCAATGGGCTTTGAGATCAACACGGCAAACTATGACAAAATCGTTGTTCGTAAAACATTTTTGGATGAATTTACCATTGAAAAAGTACCGCCTCTTTTCCCACGCATTGAAGAAGAGTTAATGGCGCAACCTGCACCTGCAGTCGTTGAACCCGCCCCTGTTAAAAGCAAAAAAGAGACACATAAAGTAGAGTCTATCATCACGATTGACCAATTTTTTGAGACATCCCTTAAAATTGGAACGATTATTGAAGCAAGCATCTTAGAGGGAAGCGATCGTCTTTTGAAACTCAAGGTTGATTTAGGAGAGGCTGAACCTAGACAAATTGTCGCAGGTATTCGTGAGTACTACACCCCCGAAGAGCTTTTAAACACGCAAGTCTGTGTCGTTACAAACTTGAAACCTGCCACGATCAAAGGATTACTTAGCCAAGGGATGTTACTAGCAGCCAAAGATAAAGAGGGACTCTGTTTAGTTCGCCCAGAACGTCCTCGTCAAAGTGGCGCTTCTATTGGATGA
- a CDS encoding glutamate--tRNA ligase — MYRFAPSPAGDLHIGNLQVALFNYICAKQAGEQMIVRIEDGDRARNIEGKDQEILEMLELFGISYSQLYYQSNNFKYHLQFASTLLDTKKAFICFCPHENEASACDGTCEHLSSEEVLNIPKPFIIRMKKSEHTCDSFVIMRTDKYPTYTFACACDDMLQGVTTIIREVEQEHNAPKEEHIRKSIGYEQKMHYTHVPDIQTPKDESDVKWLLDQGFMPEAIVNYLVLLSSHSPAEIFTLEEAISWFDITAISKSSAHFDIDKLRFINREHIKRIADMELSKRIGYACENIGKLAKLYTEEVSTTYEIKQKVDALFAKKEFYAEFENESKLLQELIQKAPYFDEFDAFKAYLLEASGLKEDSFLKPLRFWLSGADHSPELALLYPLIKNYLKEIVR, encoded by the coding sequence ATGTATAGATTTGCCCCCTCTCCTGCGGGTGATCTGCATATAGGCAACCTGCAAGTTGCTTTGTTTAATTATATCTGTGCCAAACAAGCGGGCGAACAAATGATCGTGCGCATTGAAGATGGCGATAGAGCGCGTAATATCGAAGGAAAAGACCAAGAGATTTTAGAGATGTTGGAACTCTTTGGCATTTCATATTCACAGCTTTACTATCAGAGTAATAATTTCAAGTACCATCTCCAGTTTGCCTCCACGCTTTTGGACACGAAAAAAGCCTTTATCTGTTTTTGTCCCCACGAAAACGAGGCATCTGCTTGTGATGGTACATGCGAGCATTTGAGTTCGGAAGAAGTTTTAAACATCCCAAAACCTTTTATTATTCGTATGAAAAAATCTGAGCATACCTGTGATAGCTTTGTCATTATGCGCACCGACAAATACCCAACCTACACTTTCGCCTGTGCCTGCGACGATATGCTTCAAGGCGTTACCACAATCATTCGAGAAGTTGAACAAGAACACAATGCGCCTAAAGAAGAACATATCCGTAAATCGATAGGGTATGAGCAAAAAATGCACTACACACATGTCCCGGACATTCAAACTCCAAAGGATGAAAGCGACGTTAAATGGCTTTTAGACCAAGGGTTTATGCCTGAAGCGATTGTAAATTATCTCGTGCTTTTAAGTAGCCACTCACCTGCCGAAATTTTCACACTTGAAGAAGCGATTTCGTGGTTTGACATCACAGCCATTTCCAAGTCATCTGCTCATTTTGACATCGATAAACTACGTTTTATCAACCGTGAACACATCAAACGCATTGCTGACATGGAGCTTTCAAAACGCATAGGGTATGCCTGTGAGAACATCGGAAAACTTGCCAAACTCTACACAGAAGAGGTAAGCACCACGTATGAAATAAAACAAAAAGTAGATGCACTTTTTGCAAAAAAAGAGTTTTACGCAGAGTTTGAAAATGAGAGTAAACTTTTACAAGAACTTATTCAAAAAGCGCCCTATTTTGATGAATTCGATGCTTTTAAAGCGTATCTTTTAGAAGCAAGTGGACTCAAAGAAGATTCTTTCCTCAAACCACTTCGCTTTTGGCTCAGTGGGGCTGACCATAGCCCTGAACTGGCACTTTTGTATCCATTGATTAAAAACTACCTGAAGGAGATTGTTAGATGA
- a CDS encoding lytic transglycosylase domain-containing protein, whose product MLYKLFLGLFFCLCICIDLFADEPVNFAFFDDKPRSLAKDFYIYEYLQQETTTLKEAKALFGMVHTMNIRFFHLFAKKMDNVEYKKISKCIDMDVSSLMKEDDECLNIGINIAKVTSLSKGQLKLIKPRLKRNNELVNLITLMESENVYEAALNSDGNTFLTLFNGSITAYKAAIFNQQIIPKEQMDKLSNYPKFNQLAYNVVQNDKLENVQKSLLHVTPSLHVNAKSLFYLGLNALKYNEKERSLYFFELSVERATKSEEKDKALFWQYLVTKDRHFLERIVQDSDINMYSLYAYEKLGLPYKNIVSPVLEGTHPTFNVSDPFAWPKVMNRVYRMSGEEVEALAQTFKYANTLPHYSYLMERVTRYSKNYYPIPYPEEISSYSVHRQALMLAIARQESRFIPSVVSTSYALGMMQFMPFVARDIAKKEKLEEFSISNMFDPRIAYLFGNIHLNFLEKSLYHPLFVAYAYNGGMGFTKKHLQGGAFSEGNFEPFWSMETMINEESREYGKKVLANYVVYRHLLGDDVAINNLFEILLLPSLSDRFRN is encoded by the coding sequence ATGCTTTATAAACTTTTTTTAGGCCTTTTTTTCTGCCTTTGTATTTGCATTGACCTGTTTGCTGATGAGCCTGTAAATTTTGCCTTTTTTGACGATAAACCACGAAGTCTTGCGAAAGATTTTTACATCTACGAGTACCTACAACAAGAGACAACCACCCTCAAAGAGGCTAAAGCACTCTTTGGGATGGTGCATACGATGAACATCCGCTTTTTCCACCTTTTTGCTAAAAAAATGGACAATGTGGAGTATAAAAAAATCTCCAAATGTATTGATATGGATGTAAGTTCATTAATGAAAGAAGATGATGAATGTCTAAATATCGGCATTAACATTGCGAAAGTCACGTCGCTTTCTAAAGGTCAGCTCAAACTGATTAAGCCAAGATTGAAACGCAATAACGAGCTTGTCAATCTCATCACGTTGATGGAGAGTGAAAACGTTTATGAAGCAGCGCTAAATAGCGATGGAAACACCTTTTTAACGCTTTTTAACGGAAGTATCACTGCATACAAAGCAGCGATCTTCAATCAACAGATTATCCCCAAAGAGCAGATGGACAAGCTCTCCAACTATCCTAAATTTAACCAACTTGCTTACAATGTTGTCCAAAATGATAAGCTGGAAAATGTGCAAAAATCACTTTTACATGTAACGCCATCTTTACATGTAAACGCTAAGTCACTTTTTTATCTAGGACTTAATGCCCTGAAATATAACGAGAAAGAGCGCTCCCTTTACTTTTTTGAACTATCCGTTGAGCGCGCAACCAAAAGCGAAGAGAAAGACAAAGCCCTCTTTTGGCAATACCTCGTCACAAAAGACAGACACTTTTTAGAGCGCATCGTGCAAGATTCTGACATCAACATGTACTCACTCTATGCCTATGAAAAGCTGGGTCTACCGTACAAAAACATTGTTTCACCTGTACTTGAGGGAACGCATCCAACGTTCAATGTCAGCGATCCTTTTGCATGGCCAAAAGTCATGAACAGAGTGTACCGTATGAGTGGTGAAGAGGTTGAAGCGCTTGCACAAACGTTTAAATATGCGAACACATTACCCCATTACAGCTATTTGATGGAGCGCGTTACACGCTATTCTAAAAACTACTACCCTATTCCTTATCCTGAAGAGATTTCAAGTTATTCTGTGCATCGTCAAGCGTTAATGCTTGCCATCGCACGTCAAGAGAGTCGTTTTATCCCCTCCGTTGTTTCGACCTCATACGCACTGGGGATGATGCAGTTTATGCCATTTGTCGCGCGTGATATTGCCAAAAAAGAGAAGCTTGAAGAGTTTTCCATCTCGAATATGTTTGATCCTCGTATTGCCTATCTTTTTGGAAATATTCACCTTAATTTCTTAGAAAAGAGCTTGTACCATCCTCTTTTTGTAGCCTACGCTTACAATGGCGGTATGGGCTTTACCAAAAAACATTTACAAGGTGGCGCATTTAGTGAAGGGAATTTCGAGCCTTTTTGGAGTATGGAAACGATGATCAACGAAGAGAGTCGCGAATACGGTAAAAAAGTACTCGCAAACTACGTTGTGTATCGCCATTTATTAGGGGATGATGTCGCTATTAATAATCTTTTTGAAATTTTACTGTTACCCTCGCTGAGTGATCGTTTTCGAAACTAA
- a CDS encoding class 1 fructose-bisphosphatase, translating to MQKIYDAIKRSAIRIREAIEFDDTGYSENINSTGDTQLKLDIKSDLIIEEEFAKVACIKEIVSEEKEEKTPLHVNGIYGVGYDPLDGSSLIDVNLSVGSIFGIYEGGYAGKHLKAAVYVVYGPRVELVIAEDDVKMYRLNKNGEFVFIKEINLKEKGKINAPGSTQMCWEPRHKAMIDAIFADGYRLRYSGGMVPDLHQILLKGGGLFSYPATSDVPKGKLRMIFEVFPFAFVYEKAGGEAIDGTKRVLDLTPSHPHDTTPCFFGSHAEIERVRKCYE from the coding sequence ATGCAAAAAATTTATGATGCTATAAAACGTTCCGCCATCCGTATTCGAGAAGCGATTGAGTTTGATGATACAGGGTATTCTGAGAACATTAACTCTACAGGTGATACACAGCTCAAACTGGACATCAAAAGTGACCTCATCATTGAAGAAGAGTTTGCTAAAGTGGCTTGCATCAAAGAGATTGTCAGTGAAGAGAAAGAGGAGAAAACACCTTTACATGTAAACGGGATTTACGGTGTTGGTTACGACCCACTTGATGGTTCAAGCTTGATTGATGTTAACCTGAGTGTTGGCTCAATATTCGGTATTTACGAAGGCGGATACGCTGGTAAACACCTCAAAGCGGCTGTTTATGTTGTCTATGGCCCACGTGTTGAACTCGTCATTGCCGAAGATGATGTCAAGATGTATCGTTTGAACAAAAACGGTGAATTTGTCTTTATCAAAGAGATTAACCTAAAAGAAAAAGGCAAGATCAATGCTCCAGGCTCAACCCAAATGTGTTGGGAACCGCGTCACAAAGCAATGATCGATGCGATCTTTGCTGATGGTTACCGTTTACGTTATTCGGGCGGTATGGTGCCAGACTTGCATCAAATCCTTCTCAAAGGTGGCGGACTCTTCTCTTACCCAGCAACAAGCGATGTACCCAAAGGAAAACTACGTATGATTTTTGAAGTCTTCCCTTTTGCCTTTGTCTATGAAAAAGCAGGTGGCGAAGCGATTGATGGCACAAAAAGAGTACTTGATCTCACCCCTTCACATCCACACGATACTACACCGTGTTTCTTTGGCTCGCATGCAGAGATAGAACGTGTTCGGAAGTGTTATGAGTAG
- the mobB gene encoding molybdopterin-guanine dinucleotide biosynthesis protein B, with protein sequence MKSLAVAFTGPSDSGKTTLILKVANILKKEHALAIIKNDPSDKAIFDVEGKDSWKFSQTGAEVIITSPTRTTLFSKRQKSLDEIITLLGDFDFLLVEGLKNLPLPRIAIFRNKLDVDYFDCSDAIAIDESITLSDYEVPSNIAILDLNNPEQVVAWIQKNAKKVK encoded by the coding sequence ATGAAATCCTTGGCTGTTGCATTTACAGGACCATCGGACAGTGGAAAAACAACGCTGATCCTCAAAGTAGCGAACATTCTTAAAAAAGAGCATGCCCTTGCTATTATTAAAAATGACCCGAGCGATAAAGCGATTTTTGATGTTGAAGGCAAAGATAGCTGGAAATTTTCGCAAACAGGGGCAGAAGTTATCATTACGTCACCTACGCGCACGACGCTTTTTTCCAAACGTCAAAAAAGTTTGGATGAGATCATCACATTGCTAGGCGATTTTGATTTTTTACTGGTTGAAGGTCTTAAAAATCTTCCTCTTCCTCGCATTGCGATTTTTCGCAACAAACTGGATGTTGACTATTTTGACTGCTCTGATGCCATTGCGATTGATGAAAGTATTACGCTAAGCGATTATGAGGTTCCCTCAAACATTGCGATTTTAGATCTGAATAACCCCGAGCAAGTCGTTGCTTGGATACAAAAAAATGCTAAGAAAGTGAAATAA
- a CDS encoding glutamine--tRNA ligase/YqeY domain fusion protein, whose amino-acid sequence MSESKDFLRTIVEEDLKSGKYKEVITRFPPEPNGFPHIGHAKSICINFGIARDYQGHCNLRMDDTNPTTEDMKYVEALKDAVTWLGFEWADKVYFASDYFPKIYDYAVKLIQMGKAYVDSLNEEEIREYRGTVMQAGKRSKFAERSIEENLDLLERMKNGEFRDGEHVLRAKIDMSAANMKMRDPLLYRIRHAHHFRSGDEWCIYPMYDFAHCLSDYIEGVTHSICTLEFENNRDIYDWVLDALELTPPRPYQHEFARLGMNYTVMSKRKLLELVNGNYVNGWDDPRLPTIAGYKRRGYTPESILNFCDQIGIAKANSMVDVAQLEFCIRDDLNTKVPRVMCVLDPLKITIENYEGEEAIDASYYPHDVPKEGSRKLPFSREIYIERDDFMENPPEGYFRLTPEQPVRLKHAYIITCKEIVKDASGTITEIKAEYHPESKSGSDTSGIKVKSAIHWVSAKHAKAVEVRLYERLYSVEAPEGLEDLNPDSLHVIKNAFVEPAVITEKPDVRFQFERQGYFYADPIDYTDEKPVFNKIVGLKDSWSKKTEGAVPAPKPVVQKVQVEGEVTPMNEVEQASFDRYTKVLGLNNEIANILARDEQLSRFYEESLSIFNSPVSIANLVANEVARELKQESALNFSAKEIAELVKMIDEGTISNKIAKQVFEEMLTSGENPKAIVEAKGLTQISDPEKLKPIIDDVIAKNPDNVAKFKAGNTNLFGFFVGQVLKNSGGKANPTVVNELVSEKLKHV is encoded by the coding sequence ATGAGTGAGAGTAAAGATTTTTTACGCACAATTGTTGAAGAGGATTTAAAATCTGGAAAGTATAAAGAAGTTATTACCCGATTTCCTCCAGAGCCTAATGGTTTTCCACACATTGGACATGCTAAATCTATCTGTATCAATTTTGGCATTGCACGTGATTATCAAGGGCATTGTAACCTAAGAATGGACGACACCAACCCAACGACTGAAGACATGAAATATGTTGAGGCTTTGAAAGATGCTGTGACGTGGCTTGGATTTGAATGGGCTGATAAAGTGTACTTTGCTTCCGATTATTTTCCAAAAATTTACGATTATGCTGTTAAACTTATCCAAATGGGCAAAGCCTATGTGGATAGTCTGAATGAAGAAGAGATACGTGAATATCGTGGTACCGTTATGCAAGCAGGAAAACGTAGTAAATTTGCAGAGCGTAGCATTGAAGAGAATCTTGACCTTTTAGAGCGCATGAAGAACGGTGAATTTCGAGATGGCGAACATGTTTTACGAGCTAAAATCGACATGAGCGCTGCCAATATGAAAATGCGTGACCCACTTTTGTACCGTATCCGTCATGCCCATCACTTCAGATCGGGGGATGAGTGGTGTATCTACCCGATGTATGACTTTGCGCACTGTTTATCGGACTACATCGAAGGCGTTACGCATTCTATCTGTACGCTCGAATTTGAAAACAACCGTGACATCTATGACTGGGTACTGGATGCGCTAGAATTAACACCTCCTCGCCCCTACCAACATGAGTTTGCACGCCTTGGCATGAACTATACGGTTATGAGCAAACGAAAACTGTTGGAACTCGTCAATGGTAATTATGTCAATGGCTGGGACGACCCGCGCCTTCCTACCATCGCAGGCTATAAACGAAGAGGCTATACACCTGAATCTATTTTGAATTTTTGCGACCAAATCGGCATCGCAAAAGCAAATTCCATGGTCGATGTTGCACAGCTTGAATTTTGCATCAGAGATGATTTAAATACAAAAGTGCCTCGTGTGATGTGTGTGCTTGATCCTCTTAAAATCACCATTGAAAATTATGAGGGAGAAGAAGCAATTGATGCTTCCTACTACCCACACGATGTGCCGAAAGAGGGCTCACGCAAGCTTCCGTTCTCTCGTGAAATTTACATTGAGCGTGATGACTTTATGGAAAATCCTCCTGAGGGTTACTTCCGTCTCACACCTGAACAACCAGTGAGATTAAAACATGCGTATATCATTACATGTAAAGAAATTGTGAAAGATGCTAGTGGCACGATCACCGAAATCAAAGCAGAATATCACCCTGAGTCTAAAAGTGGCTCAGATACAAGCGGTATCAAGGTTAAAAGTGCTATCCATTGGGTCAGTGCGAAGCACGCTAAAGCCGTTGAAGTCAGGCTTTATGAGAGATTATACTCAGTCGAAGCACCTGAAGGCTTAGAAGATTTAAACCCAGACTCTTTACATGTAATCAAAAATGCGTTTGTTGAGCCCGCTGTTATCACCGAAAAACCTGATGTTAGATTCCAGTTTGAGAGACAAGGGTATTTTTATGCGGATCCAATTGATTACACCGATGAAAAACCTGTCTTTAATAAAATCGTAGGGCTTAAAGACTCTTGGTCGAAAAAAACAGAAGGGGCAGTACCCGCACCTAAACCTGTGGTTCAAAAGGTACAGGTAGAAGGTGAAGTGACTCCTATGAATGAGGTGGAGCAAGCATCCTTTGACAGATACACAAAAGTGCTTGGGCTTAACAATGAAATCGCCAATATTTTAGCGCGTGACGAGCAACTTTCTCGTTTTTATGAAGAGAGCCTATCGATTTTTAATAGTCCTGTGAGCATCGCTAACCTTGTAGCCAATGAAGTAGCACGAGAGCTTAAGCAAGAGAGCGCGTTAAACTTTAGCGCCAAAGAGATCGCAGAACTTGTTAAAATGATAGATGAAGGAACGATTTCCAATAAAATTGCAAAGCAAGTCTTTGAGGAGATGCTCACGTCTGGAGAGAATCCAAAAGCAATCGTTGAAGCAAAAGGGCTGACACAAATCAGTGATCCTGAAAAACTAAAGCCTATCATTGATGATGTTATTGCCAAAAATCCCGACAATGTGGCGAAGTTTAAAGCAGGCAATACGAATCTGTTTGGCTTCTTTGTGGGTCAAGTACTCAAAAACAGTGGTGGCAAAGCTAATCCAACCGTGGTCAACGAGCTTGTGAGCGAAAAGTTGAAACATGTATAG